In uncultured Bacteroides sp., the sequence ATCATCCCGGGCAATGAGTTTACCGTTCTTCGTATAAGAATGCCTTACGTTTAGCTGGCCATGAGATAAACAAAGCCTATCGTGAAGCGGACTGGATCAGATGGTGTCAGCTTGACTTTGTGGTAGGCTTTGATATCACTACAACACGTTCAAAAGGTGTTTGTCCTCTTTGCGGCTTATTGGCCGGAAGGTATCCGAAAGAGTTTAAGTTCACAGGATGGCATATTTCCTGCAGATGCATATGCACACCGGTGATTGTCTCTGTTACCCACTTAGATAAACTCAATGAGAAGCCTAAGAATAGAGAAAAATCAAAGTATGCACAACCTCCTATGCCAAAGAACTTCACAAAATAGTTTGGGGAAAACCGTAAAAGTGCTGAAAGATCATTTCCTGATTGGTTTATTGATAACTTGCATTTATTTTAAATCTTCTATTTTTACTTCTCTCAAAATAGTCCTTGTTTTATCATTAGGATCAATGGTTATTTCATATAATTTAAAAAATGCTTCAGTCCTAGGACTTTTTGCATTTTCTTCGAGGATTCTTACGCTTTTTAAAACTCCAGTCGCTGCGGCAGATATTGAATTTATAGTTTCTGGAATTTTAGTATCTATACTTAAACCGTATGATTTCAGGAATCCAGAACTTTGATCTATTTGTAAGTCTGAAGTTCCAATTCCTGATATTTGTTTAATATAAATAGGATTTTTAATGTCAGCTAAATAAATATGTGATACATTAATAGTGTCATTAAAATAAGAATCATCCTTCGAATTTGGGTAAGTCCTATAAACAGTCTCTAAAATATATGGCCTAGGAGGATATACAATAAGACCTGTTTCACTTTTAAGATTTTGATCAGAATAGAATTTAACTCCTGCACAACTACTAAGCAGAAATGCACAGCTGATAAAGCATAGATTGATTGTTTTCATATCATTAATGGTTTGGTGTAAATTCTAATGCTATTTGTAAAACAATCTTATACAAATAAAGTTTTATCAATTTCAGCGATTAAGATTATTCAAGTTATGAGTATATTTTTATAAAATAATGAATACTTTTTTGTTAGTGTTCATATTATTATGATATTTGTATCTCGATAATGTGTTTACTAAAAAGGTTAAACACCTGATAATAATATGAAAACAGTCGAAATAGTCATAGAAAATACAGAAAAAAATTTGAGTGCGTATATTGAAAGTGCTCCGGTTATTACTGTAGGTAATGATATCAAAGAGATTGAAGATAATATGAATGAGGCTATTGACTTATATCTGGAATCTTACAAGGATATGAATATAGCTCCGGTTGAAATATTATCTGGAGAATTCGAACTGAAATTTAAGATAGATGCTGCAACATTTATCAATTACTACAGCAATATCTTTACTAAAGCAGCGTTGAGCCATATAACAGGTATTAACGAACGTCAGTTATGGCATTATGCTGCAGGAGTTCATAAGCCACGCAAACAACAATTAGATAAGATCCAAAAGGAATACAAGCCTTGACAAAGGAATTACCTTCTATAAGTTTATTATAAAAATATTATGGAAAAAAAATATCAAGTATTTGTTAGCTCTACATACGAAGATTTGAAAGAAGAACGTCAAAAAGTGATGGAATCCCTTCTTCAGATGAATTGTTTTCCTGTAGGTATGGAGTATTTTAACGCTTCTGATTCTTCACAATGGAAGGTGATTGAAAGCTTAATTAAAGAATGTGATTATTATGTATTAATCGTTGCTGGAAAATATGGCTCTATCGAAGAAGAATCTGGCAAAAGTTATACTCAAAAAGAATTTGAGTATGCTGTAGAGCAAGGAGTACCTATAATCTCGTTTATTCATAAAGATCCTCAATATCTACCTGCTAAATATGTTGACTCAGATCCAAAAATAAAAGAGAAATTAGAAATCTTTAAGTCTGATGTTAAAAAGAGGCTATGTAAATTTTGGGATAGTGCCGATGATTTAGCCTCTAAAGTTATTCTGAGCTTAAATTCAATAATAAAGACTAATCAAAGAACAGGATGGGTAAAAGCAGATGAAGTCTCTTCTGCTGATGCCAACAAACAGATTTTGAGTTTAAAAAAGGAAAATGAAACATTATTAAGTCAAATAAAGTTTTTAAGCTCACAAATACCAGAAGAAACAGAGATTTATAAGCAAGGAGATGATTTATTTAAAGTTCATTATACTCACACCTTTGATCTTTTTGACAGCACACCTTCGCAAAATACATATAGCAAAGAATTATCATGGAATGAAATTTTTTTATCTATTTCAACCCTTTTATTAAAACCAGTTGATGAATCAAATATTAGAAAAAAAATTGAAGAGTGTTTATTGGGGGAGTATTTTGATATATCTGACCAAGATTTTCAAACAATACTAATTCAATTAATGGCTTTGAAGTATATTGAAACTGATATTTTTAAGAGTGGCGGTTTATATACATATTGGATATTAACTTCTTATGGAAAATCATTAATGGTAAAGCTCAAAGCACAAAAGAAATAAAAAATCTATATCACTTATATATCAATACACCAATAAAAATTTATTATTTTGTGTAAATATCAAAATCTCCATCTTTAATTTTTATATTATTCCTCCTAAATTTCTAGGTTTAATATCTACGTTGCTAATAGGAAGGCATACTGGTATAGAGAATTTAACTCTGTTTTCATTTGACGTACTTTTGCCTTCTTTTATTCCACCACCGACATTAAGAATTTTGATATTTGCACCACCCCCAGCATTTTGTTCTGAGCTTTCTGAAACAGTAATAGCAATGTCCATATCAATTAATTGAACTCTTCTTTGCATGTTTGTAGATCCGGTTTTGGGGATATAATAATCTCCGTTTGCACCTACAGTAATATTAGGGTTGACAATAATATCTAACTCTTCACATTTATCCATCGCATCCTTAACACCTAATGCTATCTGTTGGATAGTTTCACTTATGAATTCTTTAAGCTCCATAATTAATAGTTCTCATTAACAATATAATCATCTGAAAACGCACTTAGATATGCCCTCATTGAACGTTCAGCACTTTCTATAGAAGAGCTACTTTTTGATGGCAAATAGTATCCAGCTATAGGAGATGGTTTATAATAATGATCTACATCCCAATAGATGTGCTCATTTACAGTATATATCTTACCAAAAACAATAAGAGTGCCATCATTAAAAACATCATAGTCGTGTTCTGATATAATTTTTATAACTTCTTTCTTCATTATATTCATTTAATTATTATTGATTTACAAAAATAATCATTTTTGTCATAAAACTATATTTTTACAACATAAAATACATTATCGTGTTTACTCACTTTAAAAACTTCACTATCAGTCATATATAAGATACTTTTACACCACGGACTTTTAATTAAAATTCATACGGTATGAAAGAAAAAATCTTAGCAGCACTCAAGACCTAATTCCAAGGGATTAACGAAGCTATTTTAATCTGTATTGCAAAAAAGATAGCAAACGGAGCAACGGACGAAAGCCAAATACCTACAATCGTTGAGGGAGTTAGCTTTCAGGACGTGTTAACTTCTGACAGTGATTCTATGCAGGGGATGCCACGTTATCGGCAGTTAGTTGTGAATAATTGTATCTTTGCTGTATAAGCAACAACTTGTACGCCTTTGTTAGTCATTGAAGGCTCGTTGTGAAAACATTTTAGGCGGGGCGACTCGCCTTTTTCTTTTTTGTGGAAATATAAAGAAAGAAATATTTTGGAACCGTCCGAATTTCACTTTCTACTTGTAGATTTGCAAATATAGGAAGCCCCCAGCAGGAAATCCTGCCGGAGGCTTTATAATGACTTTTTTTTTGTATGCAAAAGAAGTTTTGTTAAGAATTTGCATACTGGTTCATCGATTTGATTTATCAAACGATCGACTATTTAATACTTATAGCGACTCCTCCACTTGGAGCCAATCTTTGTTTCAGCTTAGTTGTGCTTGTCACAGTTATTGTTTTTATCGTATAACTCTGTGGATTTTTAATCCAGTGAGCGTCTTTACCATCGGCATAAATTGTTGCATGGAATTTCTTTCCTTTTGGTAGAAAGCTCAAATCAATAACAGCTTCACGTGCATTTTCATCGGTAATTCCGCCAACATACCATTCATTCTTTCCTTTAGCTTTTCGGGCAATCGTGATATAATCGCCAGGTTCTGCTTCAAGAATATAGGACTTGTCCCAATCCACTGCAACATCTTTTATGAACTGGAAAGCATCTGAAAAACGTTTATAGTTCTCAGGTAAATCGGCAGCCATTTGCAACGGGCTATACATTGTTACGTATAGAGCAAGCTGTTTTACCAAAGTGGTACTCAGCTTTGCTTTATTTGATCCATAGGCTGACAAATCACCTTGGAATATACCCGGAGTATAATCCATCGGACCACCCATCAAACGGGTGAATGGAAGAATCGTTGTATGATCGGGCTTATTCCCGTTAAATGATTCAAATTCTGTGCCACGCGCTGATTCCTGTGCAATCCAGTTCGGATAAGTACGACAAAGGCCTGTTGGACGAACTGCTTCATGAGAATCGACCATTATTTTATATTTTGCTGCAGTTTGGGCAACATAAAGATAATGATTGACCATCCATTGTCCATCATGATATTCACTTCGTGGGATTATAGGCCCTACATAACCGGTCTTCACTGCATTGTATCCGTTATCAACCATAAAACGGAAAGCATCATTTAACTGACGTTCATAATTAATAGCCGAGGATGTAGTTTCATGATGCATAATTATTTTAATTCCTTTGCTAGCCGCATACTGATGCAACTCTTTCACATCAAAGTCCGGATACGCTTTTGTAAAGCTATAAATATGTTCTTTTGAATAAGCCCAGTTATCTTCCCAGCCTTCGTTCCAACCTTCTACAAGAACAGCATCAAATCCGTTTTGCGCAGCAAAATCAATATACTCTTTTACATGAGCTGTATTTGCGCCATGGTGGCCATTACATTTCAATTTTGAATAATCTGTTTTGCCGATAATTATATCCGGATTATCTGTATAAGCCCAGGTAGAACCACCACCTGTGAAATATTCCCACCAAACGCCGATATACTTTGTCGGTTTAATCCATGAAGTGTCTTCTAATTTACAAGGTTCATTCAGATTTAGAATTAGTTTAGAGGCTAGAATATTACGAGCATCATCGCTTACAACAACAGTTCTCCACGGACTTACAGTTCCGGTCTGTATATAACCTTTATTTCCGTTTTTATCAGGTGTGAGATGCGCACTCAGACAGAAAGTCTTGTCATCCAGATTCAGAACCATTGCAGGATAATTAACCAAAGCTGCTTCGTGAATATTGATATATAATCCGTCATCCGACTTTAGCATCAAAGGTGTTTGCACAGCCAAACCAGGTGCAGGAGATTTTGCAGAAAGAGGCTCTTCACGAACTTTACCAATCAAACCAGCTATTTCAGATAGCTTCGATGTAGTTATCGGAAACTCATTCGTATCATAATCGGCCGGTATCCAGAATGCTTTATGATTACCAGAGAGTTTGAATTCAGTCATTTCTTCCTTAATTGTAAAATGCCGGAGATTCTCCTGAACCGGAAATTCATATCTGAAGCCTAGCCCGTCGTTAAACAAACGAAAGCGTATATTCAGTCTTCTTTTTGTGGAAGTCTGATCCAGCGAAACAAGCATCTCGTTGTGATTATCTCTGATCTCTTTTTGCTCACCCCAAACCGGCTGCCAAACTTCATCCGATTTATCAAACTGGGTATTTGAAATAACAAAATTTTCATTGAAGGAAATTGAAGGAGCAATAACAAACCCCAAATTACTTTCTTCAATTACACTTTTTCCTTTATACTGAAGTTTGTAAGCAGGTGTGCCATTATCTTTCAATCGAAAAGAAAGAATAAAATTACCATCAGGAGATTTTAATTCCTGAGCAACTAATGTATGAACAAGAAATGAACATAGAATAGTAAAAACAATTTTTCTCATATATATCTTTTTATTAAAATTCTGTTATATAATAACAATAAAACTAGTGCACAAGAACCTCATCAAGAAAGAACCAAGCTGGATTCCCCACCCCATAATGCCAGGAAGGACATAAGCCGATTGTCTCTATTTTTACTTTTACATAACGAGCACTAATAACTTTATCAGATTTCACAGGTATATTTACGTATTTAACAGGTCTGTCTCTATCTTCAGGTATTTCGGTGGTTCCCATTAATGTAAAGTCTTTATTGTTAGTTGATGTATAGCAGCTCATGCTTTTAGGTAATAGAATCCAGGCACCTAAATTATGCAGAAAATCAACTTCTACACTGCAAAAGTCTTGTGGTTTCTTTAAATCAATAATAAACTCAGCATCTTTTCCCATCCATCCTACCCAACTCTCGTTGTATGAAGCAGCTCCATAAAGTCCATCAGTTAGGGCCTTAGCTGCAATTTTATCGTATGGAGCATTTGCCGGAAGAATATAATTTACTTCAGCACCTTGAGCCAGGTTTGTATTCTTATGAAAAAGATTCCTTTGTGAATAAAGCTCACAATATTCTTCTACTGTATTATTACGTTCATTGAGGTCCTTTACCCCAAGCTCTTTAGCTCTTTGCCTGAATAGATCTAATTTTTCTTTCAGCTCAGCTATATTTTCAATGGGGTCGGTCCGTGCTATTTCCAGCTCGGCATACTGAATCGGAAGGCGGGATTCTCTGACACGGTTAAGGTATACTGGATTATCAGCAACAGCTCGCTCAGCATCATCAAATAGCTCTTTATATTTTTGCATGAGAGCTTTATTCAGCATACCATTTTTATGTGTTATTGGAGTATCATATATCCATAGAGGAATTTTACTTCCTAACAGTGCTCCTTTCTGCAAATTCAGATAATTATAAAGATAAGGAGCAGCTTTGCCATAATATCCATCTAAAAAAGTATGTATGATAGAATCAACATTAGCCGAAGTATTCCACAATAATTTAGCAACCAAATACGAACGAAGTTCAGAAAAGTCCCCCCCTTAATACTTGCTATCTGTGAAAAATGCATTGTTGCCTTATTCTTTTTAAATAGCTCCATATTGGGCTGTAGAATATGAAAATTAGGGAAAGGAGAAATATAATTATCAAAATTAATACCATAATCCCATACAAATATATTATTTGTTATTTTCGACCATCCCTCCATATTCCTCATAAAATCTTGGCCCGAAGGGTTTTCTGTTAATGGGACCTCTCTATAACAACCTATATCGCAAAGCATTATATTCACATTGGGCAAAGGCTTTATATGTTTAGGTGGCGGAACAGAATATAAGTAAGCAAGTGTAGAAAACTCCTTATCAGGAAAACGAGCTGCAAGTTTGTTCAAAAAATAAATAATTGTTCCCGAGGGGCTGCCTTCATATTCATCAATCGCTTTGCACTCATCACAAGAACAGTGAGTCTGGCTATCGTTTTGGCTGACTGATATTATGTTTTTCCCGGGATTAGCCTTAAATATAGAATCCAAACGGTGAGCTACAATCTCAAATACGTCAGGATTCGTTAAACACCACTGACTAGCCACCCCAGGTCTACGCTGACCATTAATAAACGAATAATACTGTGGATGTTTTTCTCCGAATTCAGCCGCAGGGAGTAATGTATTAAAAGTATGCACCCACAAGTTGCTGGCAAATACTTCCCCAGGCTCTTCCAATCGATGCCACAGCTTGTACATAGGATCTTTGAAGCTGTAAGATTGCGTTTGCCGGTATCGAAATGACGGATTGTCGATCTTATGTATACCCGAAGGTATAACCATATCTTTACTCTTGTTTATGCTATATGTTTCTGTTGCATAATAGTGTATTCCAAAATAATCTTCCAATAAAGTAACAACCCCATATATTGAGCCTTTACCTCCACCTTTTACAATACGCAGATACCCGTCAGCCGAGGATATATAAAAACCATCTTCAGTAATATCAGATGCATTCAAACCTTTAAGAGGGAGTTGAAAGTTGCCAATCAAAACATCACCTTTTTTTACGTTTTCTTTTGATACTATTTCGAGAATTGCTCCAGTTATTTTTTTAGTGAAAGTTTGAAGTAATAGTGCAGCCTTCATATCGATGCTGTCATTTCTATCGACAGCTATTCGTGCCTTTGGTCTGCCTCCTTTCACTATTACAATCTGAGCAAAGGAATATTGAAAAATCAGAAAAAAAGAGAGCAGTACTACTTCTATTTTATGTCTAACATTCATTCTGTATTACTTAAAAAAAATAAAATAATCCCCTTTAATGACTTCTAAAAAAGCATGTGACAACCCGCATCAGAATTCTTCGGAATTTCTTCTTAATTTCTCACGTAATTGCTTCAATGCATTGTAGGTATGGTTCTGGACTGTGCTTAACGAAACAGCTAGTTTCTTGCTAATATCTTTACTTGGCATATCTTCAAGGTAGCTTAATATAAATACTTCCTTACATTTAGGAGGAAGACTTTCTATTGCTGCATCAATTCTGATTTTAATATCATTGTTGTAAAGATACTGAATCACATCATTTGAATCCGGATCATAATATTGGCACCTAATATTCTCAATTTCCTGTTGATAATCAGACAGTTTTTGATCTGGTTGTTTCTTTTTCAAAACATTCAATGCTGAATTATAAACAGAGCGGAAAAGATAAGCTTTTAGCGAAAGGTTTTCATCTATATTTTCCTTATGAAGCCAAACATTTAAAAAAACATCCTGTATTATGTCTTCTGTTTCAGTTGCACTTAGAAAAGATCTCCCATAATTTCGCAAAGAAGAATAATGCAACAAATAAAGCTCATTAAATGCGGCTCTATCCCCCCCCTTTATCCTTTCTGCCAATGAAATAACATTTTCCATCAATGCTTAAATCTGTTTTTTTTAAGAATTATAATAGTTCATCTTCCATTATACGAGACTATATTTAACCGTAAAAGTAATATTAATCTTTTCATTTCCAATAACTCTTTAGAGAGATATTTTCAAACGATTATATTGAATAGTTGTATAATTAAAAAACAGATCTAATACATTGCTTATTAACATTTGAATAATGAAGATATTATTTACCAACACGGACTATTTGCTGTGAAACATTCCATCCTGCAACTGTTATTTCCTGATTTGATTTAGAAGAGGTATTATACTCTATCTCAATCGTTTTCGTTCCACCAGGAACTACAGAAAAATAGTTATCGCTGTAAAATGCAGGAAGTATTCTTTCACCGGTTTTCTTATCAACAACAGATATACGATTAAAGAATGCCACAGGATTATTGGCCGGATTGGAAAGTGTTACTTCCACTTTGCCTACCTTCAACGATTTTACTGAAACCTTTAGTCTGGCTTTATTCATTGCAGACAGGCCACTGTATTTACCGGTTCCGTCGGGCAGCCAATAAATGTTTTCACTTACAACCTGCTTGGTTTCGTCCATCAGTTGAAGTCGGAGGAAACCGCCTTTCTCTTTAGCAAGAGCATCAAGCTCTTTTCTTATGGAGAACAGTTTCTTGCTACTGGAAGCATCAATGGAGGTGGATTTTTGGGTAATCTCACGGCTCTTTCCGTCCATATCAAACCACGTTGCTGTCAGTGTCAGGTTCTGGCAAGCCTTGAAGCTGTTATTGACAAGCATAAGGGTTCCGTCAGTAGGATTACACATGGCATGAAGCTTTTCACTTCCGTTTCTTAGTCCGAACAAACAAGCATTAGGATCAAGGTAGTAATCGTACATCTG encodes:
- a CDS encoding DUF4838 domain-containing protein — translated: MNVRHKIEVVLLSFFLIFQYSFAQIVIVKGGRPKARIAVDRNDSIDMKAALLLQTFTKKITGAILEIVSKENVKKGDVLIGNFQLPLKGLNASDITEDGFYISSADGYLRIVKGGGKGSIYGVVTLLEDYFGIHYYATETYSINKSKDMVIPSGIHKIDNPSFRYRQTQSYSFKDPMYKLWHRLEEPGEVFASNLWVHTFNTLLPAAEFGEKHPQYYSFINGQRRPGVASQWCLTNPDVFEIVAHRLDSIFKANPGKNIISVSQNDSQTHCSCDECKAIDEYEGSPSGTIIYFLNKLAARFPDKEFSTLAYLYSVPPPKHIKPLPNVNIMLCDIGCYREVPLTENPSGQDFMRNMEGWSKITNNIFVWDYGINFDNYISPFPNFHILQPNMELFKKNKATMHFSQIASIKGGTFLNFVRIWLLNYCGILRLMLILSYILF
- a CDS encoding DUF4062 domain-containing protein, which translates into the protein MEKKYQVFVSSTYEDLKEERQKVMESLLQMNCFPVGMEYFNASDSSQWKVIESLIKECDYYVLIVAGKYGSIEEESGKSYTQKEFEYAVEQGVPIISFIHKDPQYLPAKYVDSDPKIKEKLEIFKSDVKKRLCKFWDSADDLASKVILSLNSIIKTNQRTGWVKADEVSSADANKQILSLKKENETLLSQIKFLSSQIPEETEIYKQGDDLFKVHYTHTFDLFDSTPSQNTYSKELSWNEIFLSISTLLLKPVDESNIRKKIEECLLGEYFDISDQDFQTILIQLMALKYIETDIFKSGGLYTYWILTSYGKSLMVKLKAQKK
- a CDS encoding glycoside hydrolase family 97 protein, which gives rise to MRKIVFTILCSFLVHTLVAQELKSPDGNFILSFRLKDNGTPAYKLQYKGKSVIEESNLGFVIAPSISFNENFVISNTQFDKSDEVWQPVWGEQKEIRDNHNEMLVSLDQTSTKRRLNIRFRLFNDGLGFRYEFPVQENLRHFTIKEEMTEFKLSGNHKAFWIPADYDTNEFPITTSKLSEIAGLIGKVREEPLSAKSPAPGLAVQTPLMLKSDDGLYINIHEAALVNYPAMVLNLDDKTFCLSAHLTPDKNGNKGYIQTGTVSPWRTVVVSDDARNILASKLILNLNEPCKLEDTSWIKPTKYIGVWWEYFTGGGSTWAYTDNPDIIIGKTDYSKLKCNGHHGANTAHVKEYIDFAAQNGFDAVLVEGWNEGWEDNWAYSKEHIYSFTKAYPDFDVKELHQYAASKGIKIIMHHETTSSAINYERQLNDAFRFMVDNGYNAVKTGYVGPIIPRSEYHDGQWMVNHYLYVAQTAAKYKIMVDSHEAVRPTGLCRTYPNWIAQESARGTEFESFNGNKPDHTTILPFTRLMGGPMDYTPGIFQGDLSAYGSNKAKLSTTLVKQLALYVTMYSPLQMAADLPENYKRFSDAFQFIKDVAVDWDKSYILEAEPGDYITIARKAKGKNEWYVGGITDENAREAVIDLSFLPKGKKFHATIYADGKDAHWIKNPQSYTIKTITVTSTTKLKQRLAPSGGVAISIK
- a CDS encoding RNA polymerase sigma-70 factor: MENVISLAERIKGGDRAAFNELYLLHYSSLRNYGRSFLSATETEDIIQDVFLNVWLHKENIDENLSLKAYLFRSVYNSALNVLKKKQPDQKLSDYQQEIENIRCQYYDPDSNDVIQYLYNNDIKIRIDAAIESLPPKCKEVFILSYLEDMPSKDISKKLAVSLSTVQNHTYNALKQLREKLRRNSEEF
- a CDS encoding DUF4838 domain-containing protein; its protein translation is MVAKLLWNTSANVDSIIHTFLDGYYGKAAPYLYNYLNLQKGALLGSKIPLWIYDTPITHKNGMLNKALMQKYKELFDDAERAVADNPVYLNRVRESRLPIQYAELEIARTDPIENIAELKEKLDLFRQRAKELGVKDLNERNNTVEEYCELYSQRNLFHKNTNLAQGAEVNYILPANAPYDKIAAKALTDGLYGAASYNESWVGWMGKDAEFIIDLKKPQDFCSVEVDFLHNLGAWILLPKSMSCYTSTNNKDFTLMGTTEIPEDRDRPVKYVNIPVKSDKVISARYVKVKIETIGLCPSWHYGVGNPAWFFLDEVLVH